One genomic window of Desulfovibrio gilichinskyi includes the following:
- a CDS encoding radical SAM protein — translation MSNDQFRIDSHKLMLHPKRVADWMDGEKIYPLYMELGPSGACNHRCSFCGVDFAGYKSDFMDFEKLSPRLTEMGRLGVKSIMYAGEGEPFLNKEMVEIVLKTKESWIDVALTTNAVLLTPEASERILSSVSWIKVSLNAGTPETYAAVHRTDPDDFNKVVDNLIAAVKIRKEQKASCTLGAQILLLPENEHEIEGLAVLCREIGLDYLVVKPYSHHPQSERDLYKNIVYDGYAELAAKVNAYSTDSFNVVFRVNTMKSWNEKKHSYNRCNALPFWAHIDAVGNVWGCSVYLQNKHFHYGNIFEQTFEKIWNGDTRAESMKWCKENLDPHNCRVNCRMDKINKYLWELRNPGPHANFI, via the coding sequence ATGTCTAACGATCAATTCAGGATAGATTCACATAAATTAATGCTTCACCCAAAGCGTGTTGCTGATTGGATGGATGGTGAGAAAATTTATCCTTTGTACATGGAGTTGGGGCCCTCAGGAGCCTGCAATCATCGCTGTAGTTTTTGCGGAGTTGATTTTGCCGGCTATAAATCAGATTTCATGGACTTTGAAAAGCTTAGTCCTCGCTTAACTGAGATGGGAAGATTGGGGGTTAAGAGTATTATGTATGCAGGAGAAGGCGAGCCTTTTCTGAATAAAGAAATGGTTGAGATCGTATTGAAAACTAAAGAATCTTGGATAGATGTGGCTCTTACCACTAATGCTGTGCTCCTGACTCCAGAAGCAAGCGAGAGGATACTTTCAAGTGTGAGTTGGATTAAAGTTAGTTTAAATGCAGGAACTCCTGAGACATATGCGGCTGTCCATAGAACAGACCCTGATGATTTTAATAAAGTTGTGGATAATCTTATTGCTGCTGTTAAAATTCGTAAGGAGCAAAAGGCATCCTGCACATTAGGGGCACAAATTTTACTACTTCCAGAGAATGAGCATGAGATCGAAGGTCTTGCCGTACTGTGCAGAGAAATTGGATTGGACTACCTAGTGGTTAAACCATATTCACATCACCCTCAAAGTGAGAGAGATTTATATAAGAATATTGTTTATGATGGATATGCAGAACTTGCTGCAAAAGTGAACGCTTATAGCACAGATAGTTTTAATGTCGTATTTAGAGTAAATACAATGAAATCATGGAATGAAAAGAAACATTCTTACAATCGTTGTAACGCCTTGCCTTTTTGGGCGCATATTGATGCTGTAGGTAATGTTTGGGGCTGTAGTGTTTATTTGCAAAACAAACATTTTCATTATGGTAATATTTTTGAGCAGACCTTTGAAAAAATATGGAACGGCGATACGCGAGCTGAATCAATGAAATGGTGTAAAGAGAATTTGGATCCACATAATTGCAGAGTTAATTGTCGGATGGATAAGATAAACAAATATTTGTGGGAATTGCGTAATCCTGGCCCTCACGCCAATTTTATATAG
- a CDS encoding transketolase: MDQRSKLLRKRIVDVLYNAGRGHIGPSMSLVETLRVLYDTILEYDPEHPESIDRDRFILSKGHGCLALYVMLEEKGFITEKELFSFCSYDGLIGGHPTAKIPGVEFATGSLGHGLPFAVGIAAALKINGSKSRVFTVMGDGECGEGSVWEAAMSGCKQKLSNLTAIVDYNKLQSYGGTEMVSGLEPFADKWKSFGFAVKEVDGHDTAALEKVFSSLPFDVEKPSVVISHTVKGKGLPFAEGNPSWHHKTKMSAEEYEKMIKCIEEYNA; this comes from the coding sequence TTGGATCAGCGATCAAAGTTACTTAGAAAGAGAATAGTGGATGTGTTATATAATGCTGGACGTGGTCACATCGGTCCGTCCATGTCTCTCGTTGAAACTTTACGAGTCTTGTATGATACTATTTTGGAGTATGATCCTGAACATCCCGAAAGTATTGATAGGGACAGATTTATTTTAAGCAAAGGACATGGCTGCCTAGCGCTCTATGTTATGCTTGAAGAAAAAGGTTTTATTACAGAGAAAGAGCTTTTCAGCTTTTGTAGTTACGATGGACTTATAGGTGGGCATCCTACTGCAAAAATTCCCGGTGTTGAATTTGCAACAGGTAGTCTCGGGCATGGATTGCCGTTTGCCGTGGGGATTGCTGCTGCGCTTAAAATTAACGGTTCCAAGAGCCGTGTCTTTACAGTTATGGGCGATGGTGAGTGCGGTGAGGGCTCAGTTTGGGAGGCCGCTATGAGCGGATGCAAACAAAAATTAAGTAACCTTACAGCAATTGTGGATTATAATAAACTGCAGTCCTATGGCGGTACTGAAATGGTTTCCGGCCTAGAGCCTTTTGCTGATAAATGGAAAAGTTTCGGCTTTGCTGTGAAAGAAGTTGATGGACACGATACTGCTGCCTTGGAAAAAGTCTTTTCCTCTTTACCTTTTGACGTAGAAAAACCTTCAGTTGTAATCAGCCATACTGTTAAAGGGAAAGGGCTTCCATTTGCAGAGGGTAACCCTTCTTGGCATCATAAAACAAAGATGTCTGCTGAAGAGTATGAAAAAATGATTAAATGTATCGAGGAATATAATGCGTAA
- a CDS encoding SIS domain-containing protein encodes MWCNHTNSLQNCLDSLEVTCDVDGIKACDHAFDYWKQMTIDLRQNGRIIYMIGNGASASMASHFSADLAKNAHVHTQVFTDLALLTAVANDLAYDQIFVEPLRRRLTPHDMLVAISSSGNSPNVVNACRFASEIGASVVTVTAMNPKNKMRQIGDLNFWLPAGTYGMAETGHACILHYWMDSVSI; translated from the coding sequence TTGTGGTGTAACCATACAAACTCTTTGCAGAATTGTCTGGACTCATTAGAAGTTACTTGTGATGTTGACGGGATTAAAGCTTGTGATCATGCTTTCGATTACTGGAAGCAAATGACAATTGATCTGCGCCAAAACGGGCGCATTATTTATATGATAGGCAACGGAGCAAGTGCTTCTATGGCCAGTCATTTTTCTGCCGACCTTGCAAAAAATGCCCATGTTCATACACAGGTCTTTACGGATCTGGCACTTCTTACCGCTGTTGCAAATGATTTGGCATACGATCAAATTTTTGTTGAGCCGCTACGGCGCAGACTAACACCCCATGATATGCTTGTTGCAATCAGCAGTTCTGGTAATTCCCCGAATGTTGTGAATGCATGCCGTTTCGCTTCAGAAATAGGGGCTTCAGTTGTTACAGTGACAGCTATGAACCCTAAAAATAAAATGCGCCAAATCGGTGATCTCAATTTTTGGCTTCCTGCCGGCACATACGGCATGGCTGAAACAGGTCATGCGTGTATCCTTCATTATTGGATGGATTCAGTTTCAATTTAA
- a CDS encoding PfkB family carbohydrate kinase produces the protein MTSIEKKIKSVSELAEISADLKGQGKKIVLCHGVFDLLHIGHIRYLNQAKEHGDILIVSLTPDRFVDKGPDRPAFTEILRAEALASLGQTDFVTINEWPTAVETLRLIRPDIYAKGDEFKDVEGDTVGKIGIEADVVKEIGAELVFTSDIVFSSSNLINRYLTKNSEEMDEYLRMFRTRYELNEILGMLDKMEELKVLVVGDTILDEYQIASALGKSSKDPILALKYQSHEMYAGGALAIANHVANFAGEVTLFSMLGEKERHEEFIREKLNSKIVPHFFTQPGSPTILKRRFIDGYSLSKVMEIYIMNDDPLPKKVDKALCEQLEQHLNGYDLVIVADFGHGIITPSMVELLSGKTPYLAVNTQANAGNRGFNTIGKYPHVDFFSLAEHELRLETRDQVSDLRPLLIEVGENLGVKLSMVTEGSRGCSLWNPVSEFVRVPSFNSNVVDRVGAGDALFSVSAMAACMGLHEELVGFFGNVAGALAVQIMGNDKSIGKQAMQKYITATLK, from the coding sequence ATGACCAGTATCGAAAAAAAAATTAAAAGTGTATCTGAACTAGCAGAAATTTCTGCAGATCTTAAGGGGCAAGGCAAGAAAATAGTGCTTTGTCATGGAGTTTTTGACCTCCTGCATATTGGTCATATCAGGTATTTAAATCAGGCTAAAGAGCACGGTGATATTCTAATTGTCAGCCTTACTCCTGATAGATTTGTTGATAAAGGACCAGACCGTCCTGCTTTTACTGAAATTTTGCGAGCAGAAGCATTAGCCTCTCTTGGGCAGACGGACTTTGTAACTATTAATGAATGGCCTACAGCTGTAGAGACATTGCGTCTTATTCGTCCCGATATTTATGCTAAGGGCGATGAGTTTAAGGATGTTGAGGGCGATACTGTAGGAAAGATCGGTATAGAGGCTGATGTTGTTAAAGAAATTGGTGCTGAGCTTGTTTTTACTTCAGATATAGTTTTTAGTTCTTCGAATTTAATAAATCGCTATCTTACTAAAAATAGTGAAGAGATGGATGAGTATCTTAGAATGTTCAGGACTCGTTATGAGCTAAACGAGATACTCGGCATGCTAGACAAGATGGAAGAGTTAAAAGTTTTGGTTGTTGGGGATACTATTCTTGATGAGTATCAGATTGCTTCAGCTTTAGGAAAATCATCAAAAGATCCTATCCTTGCTCTAAAGTATCAATCTCATGAAATGTACGCTGGCGGAGCTTTAGCTATTGCAAACCATGTTGCTAATTTTGCAGGTGAGGTTACGCTTTTCTCAATGCTTGGAGAAAAGGAACGACATGAAGAATTTATCAGAGAGAAACTCAATTCTAAGATTGTTCCACATTTTTTTACGCAGCCTGGCTCTCCCACCATACTAAAGCGGAGATTTATTGACGGATATTCACTTAGCAAAGTGATGGAAATCTATATTATGAATGATGATCCATTGCCTAAAAAAGTTGATAAAGCTTTATGTGAGCAACTTGAACAACATTTGAATGGCTATGATCTTGTTATTGTTGCCGATTTCGGACATGGTATTATTACTCCTTCCATGGTTGAACTCTTGTCCGGAAAGACACCTTATCTTGCTGTGAATACACAGGCTAATGCTGGAAATAGAGGGTTTAATACGATCGGTAAATACCCTCATGTTGATTTCTTTTCTCTTGCAGAGCATGAGCTGCGCCTTGAAACTCGTGATCAAGTCAGTGATTTGCGACCACTGCTTATTGAAGTTGGTGAAAATCTCGGGGTGAAGTTATCAATGGTTACTGAAGGTAGTCGTGGATGTTCATTATGGAATCCTGTAAGCGAGTTTGTCAGAGTTCCGTCGTTTAATTCTAATGTGGTTGATAGAGTCGGCGCTGGAGATGCATTGTTTTCTGTTTCTGCAATGGCCGCTTGTATGGGACTTCATGAGGAGCTTGTCGGCTTCTTTGGTAATGTTGCAGGGGCCTTGGCCGTTCAAATTATGGGGAATGATAAGTCCATTGGTAAGCAGGCTATGCAAAAGTATATAACCGCTACTCTTAAATAA
- a CDS encoding class I SAM-dependent methyltransferase, translating to MGNLLNLITPLHKSTTREYLPRMMDEKVECMLKAKVYEFDYWDGDRRYGYGGYSYKAGYWAPIAQGLIDHYSLKKGSKILDVGCGKAYLLYELYLLGMDVLGFDISRHGLGDAKEEIRDKLFVHRAEYPFPFADNEFDLVISVNTLHNLQIFDLKNSLQEMERVGKRSYMCTESYRNELEQFNLQCWALTCESFFDKDEWVWVFNEFGFTGDYEFIYFE from the coding sequence ATGGGCAATTTGCTGAACCTTATTACACCGTTACATAAAAGTACAACTCGTGAATACCTTCCACGTATGATGGATGAAAAAGTTGAATGCATGCTTAAAGCAAAAGTGTATGAATTTGACTATTGGGACGGTGACCGTCGTTATGGGTATGGGGGGTATAGTTATAAAGCCGGGTATTGGGCCCCTATAGCTCAGGGATTGATTGATCACTATAGCCTCAAAAAAGGATCAAAAATTTTAGATGTTGGTTGCGGGAAAGCATATCTCCTTTATGAATTGTATCTTTTGGGTATGGACGTACTGGGGTTTGATATTTCCCGACACGGATTAGGCGATGCAAAAGAAGAGATCAGAGATAAGCTTTTTGTCCATCGCGCTGAATATCCGTTCCCTTTTGCAGATAATGAATTTGATCTTGTTATTTCTGTTAACACTCTGCACAACCTGCAAATTTTTGATTTAAAGAACTCTCTTCAGGAAATGGAACGAGTTGGTAAAAGATCTTATATGTGCACTGAAAGTTACAGGAATGAATTAGAACAGTTTAATCTACAATGCTGGGCACTTACTTGTGAGTCCTTTTTTGATAAGGACGAATGGGTGTGGGTGTTTAATGAATTCGGTTTCACCGGGGATTACGAATTTATTTACTTTGAGTAA
- a CDS encoding class I SAM-dependent methyltransferase — protein MTMHTDRKIRLSPHMAHNLKKDPKRLAFIYARYAFAAQMTESCRSILEFGCSEGIGASMLHGGRKKYLGLDLDTPAVEAANKNFSTPDVRFKVGNFLELTEGFFDGVVSLDVVEHILAGEDEENFFKAIVNNLSDNGVCVLGTPNITSTPYASPESLKGHVNMFDAQRLKSTMEKHFRTVFIFSMNDEIVHTGYYPMSHYLFAVGCSKLDQEA, from the coding sequence ATGACAATGCATACTGATCGGAAAATCAGGCTCTCGCCGCATATGGCTCACAATCTTAAAAAAGATCCTAAACGTCTTGCTTTTATTTATGCCCGTTACGCTTTTGCCGCCCAGATGACTGAATCCTGCCGCAGTATTCTTGAATTTGGATGTAGTGAAGGAATAGGGGCCTCCATGTTGCATGGAGGAAGGAAGAAATATTTGGGACTTGATCTTGATACACCCGCCGTTGAAGCCGCTAATAAGAATTTTTCTACTCCTGATGTCCGTTTTAAAGTCGGAAATTTTTTAGAACTCACTGAAGGTTTTTTTGATGGCGTTGTCAGCTTAGATGTCGTTGAGCATATTTTGGCAGGCGAAGATGAAGAAAATTTTTTTAAGGCCATAGTCAATAATCTCAGTGATAATGGGGTTTGCGTTCTCGGAACTCCGAATATTACCAGTACTCCATACGCATCGCCTGAAAGTCTTAAAGGGCATGTTAACATGTTTGACGCTCAAAGATTAAAGTCCACGATGGAAAAGCATTTTCGTACAGTGTTCATTTTTTCAATGAATGATGAAATCGTTCATACCGGTTACTATCCTATGTCGCATTATCTGTTCGCTGTAGGTTGCTCAAAATTGGATCAGGAGGCTTGA
- a CDS encoding radical SAM protein — protein sequence MQLYTGLKIFHYQDKLDSLSQDSSEIKAPIHIRIKPTNLCNHNCSYCVYRNKNMQLGKDMVIKDKIPAKKMDEIVEDCIEMGVKAVTFSGGGEPFCYPYLAKTAQSLVDGGIRIASLTNGGLLKGDAAEVFAKHGTWVRISMDGWDGPSYAKFRSVPREEFSNVIKNIENFKKMGGECFLGVSYIVNRENAEHVFEMGKKLKEIGVDSVKFSACVVSNEGDANNAYHAPIFEKVKEETQQAVEDLADDSFEVFDSYHHLDEEFETKYDWCPYQQILPVIGADLRVYSCQDKAYNLDCGVLGELTDQRFKDFWFNGNDKFFKIKPSRDCNHHCVSNSKNMLIHEYLDADPNHLAFV from the coding sequence ATGCAGCTCTATACAGGCCTTAAGATTTTTCATTATCAAGATAAACTGGATTCTCTCTCACAAGATTCTTCCGAAATAAAAGCCCCTATCCATATTCGTATTAAGCCTACAAATCTTTGCAATCATAATTGTTCTTATTGTGTCTACCGAAATAAGAATATGCAACTTGGTAAGGATATGGTAATAAAAGATAAAATCCCTGCAAAAAAAATGGATGAAATTGTAGAGGATTGCATTGAGATGGGGGTCAAAGCTGTGACTTTTAGCGGAGGCGGGGAACCTTTTTGCTATCCATATCTTGCGAAGACCGCGCAGAGTTTAGTTGATGGAGGTATACGTATTGCCTCTTTAACCAATGGTGGACTGCTTAAAGGTGATGCTGCTGAAGTTTTTGCAAAGCATGGAACATGGGTTCGAATTTCTATGGATGGCTGGGATGGTCCGAGTTATGCCAAATTTAGAAGTGTTCCTAGAGAGGAATTCTCAAATGTCATTAAAAATATAGAGAACTTTAAAAAAATGGGTGGAGAGTGCTTTCTTGGAGTCAGTTATATTGTAAACAGAGAAAACGCTGAACATGTTTTTGAGATGGGCAAAAAACTCAAAGAAATAGGCGTAGACAGTGTGAAATTTTCCGCTTGCGTTGTGAGTAATGAAGGCGATGCAAACAATGCTTATCATGCTCCTATTTTTGAGAAGGTCAAAGAAGAAACCCAGCAAGCAGTTGAAGACTTGGCTGATGACAGTTTTGAGGTTTTTGACTCCTACCACCACCTTGATGAAGAATTTGAGACCAAATATGATTGGTGTCCATACCAGCAGATTCTTCCGGTTATAGGAGCTGATCTGCGCGTGTATTCCTGTCAGGATAAAGCATACAACCTTGATTGTGGGGTGCTAGGTGAACTAACGGACCAGCGCTTCAAGGATTTCTGGTTTAATGGGAACGATAAGTTTTTTAAAATTAAGCCTTCACGTGACTGTAATCACCATTGCGTTTCCAATAGCAAAAATATGTTAATTCATGAGTATTTGGATGCTGACCCGAATCATCTGGCTTTTGTTTAA
- a CDS encoding transketolase family protein, which produces MRKACLEQVYELAKKDERVVFIGSDLGAGTLINFQKEMPDRFFMEAIAEAHVVGMASGLAHEGKIVYVNTIQSFLTRRCYEQIVLDACLHNLNVRFIGNGGGMVYAPLGPTHWATEDLSILRCIPNMTVLCPADAEEMVRLMPETLNHQGPLFIRLAKGYDPIVTEEKSFEIGKAYSYSEGNDALILGCGITLGAMREAGDLLEREGLKASILHIPTVKPLDSDAIILRARKSSCVVCIEENTVLGGLGGAVAEILAEACLDKPLKFKRIGLPDSFSSHYGAQLEHLAAAGITSVNIAAVVKELINR; this is translated from the coding sequence ATGCGTAAAGCTTGCCTAGAGCAGGTCTACGAACTTGCAAAGAAAGATGAAAGAGTCGTTTTTATCGGATCAGACCTCGGCGCTGGGACGTTGATTAATTTTCAGAAAGAAATGCCGGATCGTTTTTTTATGGAAGCCATTGCAGAGGCGCATGTTGTAGGTATGGCAAGCGGACTCGCTCACGAAGGTAAGATTGTTTATGTTAATACTATTCAGAGCTTTCTCACCCGCCGCTGCTATGAGCAAATTGTCCTTGATGCTTGTCTGCATAATCTGAATGTCCGTTTCATCGGTAATGGCGGTGGAATGGTCTACGCTCCCTTGGGACCAACGCATTGGGCTACAGAGGATTTATCTATTTTGCGTTGTATTCCTAATATGACAGTCCTTTGCCCTGCTGACGCTGAAGAAATGGTGAGACTCATGCCAGAAACTCTTAACCATCAGGGACCTCTTTTTATAAGGCTTGCTAAAGGATATGATCCTATTGTGACCGAAGAGAAAAGTTTCGAAATCGGTAAGGCATACAGTTATAGCGAAGGAAATGACGCTCTTATTTTGGGATGTGGAATAACTCTCGGCGCAATGAGAGAAGCAGGCGATTTACTCGAAAGAGAAGGGCTTAAGGCTTCAATTTTACATATTCCGACTGTAAAACCTCTTGATTCAGATGCAATAATTTTAAGAGCGCGTAAATCTTCGTGTGTTGTCTGCATAGAAGAAAATACTGTTCTCGGAGGTCTTGGCGGTGCCGTTGCGGAGATTTTGGCAGAAGCATGTCTTGATAAGCCTCTTAAATTCAAACGTATAGGTCTTCCTGATTCTTTTTCGTCTCATTATGGAGCTCAGCTTGAGCATCTTGCAGCAGCGGGTATTACGTCGGTGAATATTGCAGCTGTAGTAAAAGAATTGATAAACAGGTAA